A genomic region of Zea mays cultivar B73 chromosome 6, Zm-B73-REFERENCE-NAM-5.0, whole genome shotgun sequence contains the following coding sequences:
- the LOC100277191 gene encoding Protein DMP3-like, whose protein sequence is MASSPPSSASLRQRPAAAAATPDQQHEPPRLEDGLLPNQGGSPATSALSQALSSTANLANLLPTGTLLAFNLLAPTFTNHGACDATTSLLTRGLLALLALASALACFTDSLKSPHDGRVYYGVATRTGLWLIDYPPGAPPLPEGATGRYRLAFIDFVHAALSAAVFGVVAARDRDVVVCLYGPTPDRATQDLLDVLPLGVGVLCSLLFVAFPTTRHGIGYPVVANAVAAATATSS, encoded by the coding sequence ATGGCATCTTCACCCCCCTCCTCCGCCTCGCTACGGCAGAGGCCAGCCGCCGCGGCGGCGACGCCCGATCAGCAGCACGAGCCACCACGTCTCGAAGACGGCCTCCTCCCGAACCAAGGCGGATCCCCGGCGACATCGGCGCTGTCCCAGGCGCTGTCCTCCACGGCAAACCTGGCCAACCTGCTCCCGACCGGCACGCTGCTGGCCTTCAACCTGCTGGCGCCGACGTTCACGAACCACGGCGCGTGCGACGCCACCACGTCGCTCCTCACGCGGGGCCTCCTGGCGCTCCTCGCCCTCGCCAGCGCGCTGGCCTGCTTCACCGACTCCCTCAAGTCCCCGCACGACGGCCGCGTCTACTACGGCGTCGCCACCCGCACGGGCCTCTGGCTCATCGACTACCCGCCGGGCGCGCCGCCGCTGCCCGAGGGTGCCACCGGGCGCTACAGGCTCGCGTTCATCGACTTCGTGCACGCCGCGCTGTCCGCCGCCGTCTTCGGGGTCGTCGCCGCCAGGGACAGGGACGTCGTCGTCTGCCTGTACGGGCCCACGCCGGACAGGGCCACGCAGGACCTGCTCGACGTTCTGCCGCTCGGCGTTGGCGTGCTCtgcagcctcctcttcgtcgccttccCAACCACCAGGCACGGCATCGGATACCCCGTCGTCGCCAATGCCGTCGCCGCAGCCACCGCCACTTCCTCCTAA